A DNA window from Paenibacillus andongensis contains the following coding sequences:
- the mnmE gene encoding tRNA uridine-5-carboxymethylaminomethyl(34) synthesis GTPase MnmE, whose translation MLNDTIAAISTPLGEGGIAVIRVSGDEAVPFVERIFRSKTKLSVAETHTVHYGFIIEPASAQKVEEVLVTLMKAPRSFTMEDVVEVSCHGGIVSVKKVLDLLLQQGVRLAEPGEFTKRAFLNGRIDLTQAEAVIDLIRAKSDRAFKVALKQVEGNLSKQIKSLRYTLVELMAHVEVNIDYPEHDVEEMTNSFIKNKCDAVMFEIDRLLVTAEQGKILREGIETAIVGKPNVGKSSLLNELAQENRAIVTDIPGTTRDVIEEFVNIGGIPLKLLDTAGIRETSDLVEQIGVERSKTALAEADLILLVLNSNEELQFDEIALMKQLADKQTIVILNKTDLTRKLNVEQVLSYFPQERIVELSLIENKGIEDLEKAIAAIFFEGKLESSDLTYVSNVRHISLLKQAKRSLQDALDANEQYVPIDMIQIDIRAAWEQLGEIIGDSVGESLIDQIFTQFCLGK comes from the coding sequence ATGTTAAATGATACGATTGCTGCTATTTCTACACCGCTTGGTGAGGGTGGGATAGCGGTTATTCGTGTGAGCGGAGACGAAGCCGTCCCATTCGTGGAACGTATTTTTCGCTCAAAAACGAAATTATCTGTTGCTGAGACGCATACGGTACATTATGGATTCATAATAGAACCTGCTTCTGCCCAAAAGGTAGAGGAGGTTCTAGTTACGTTAATGAAAGCTCCACGTTCATTTACGATGGAAGATGTCGTGGAGGTAAGCTGTCACGGGGGTATAGTTTCCGTTAAGAAAGTTCTTGATTTGCTGCTTCAGCAAGGAGTTCGGTTAGCCGAACCCGGCGAGTTCACGAAGCGAGCTTTCTTGAATGGTCGGATAGATCTGACCCAGGCTGAAGCGGTGATCGATTTAATCCGGGCCAAATCGGATAGAGCGTTCAAGGTAGCTTTGAAGCAAGTCGAAGGAAACTTGTCGAAGCAAATCAAATCTTTACGTTATACATTAGTGGAATTGATGGCTCATGTTGAAGTGAATATTGATTACCCTGAGCATGATGTGGAAGAAATGACGAACAGTTTCATAAAGAACAAATGTGATGCGGTTATGTTTGAAATTGACCGTCTTTTGGTAACCGCGGAGCAAGGGAAGATATTGCGAGAAGGTATTGAAACAGCCATTGTCGGTAAGCCAAATGTCGGCAAATCATCTCTTCTTAATGAATTAGCGCAGGAGAATCGTGCAATTGTTACGGATATTCCAGGTACAACAAGGGATGTCATTGAGGAATTCGTGAATATTGGTGGCATTCCTTTGAAGCTGCTGGATACTGCGGGCATTAGGGAAACTTCAGATCTTGTTGAACAAATCGGAGTTGAGCGTTCTAAGACTGCATTAGCTGAAGCAGATCTTATTCTACTAGTTCTGAATAGTAATGAAGAGCTTCAGTTCGATGAAATAGCGCTGATGAAACAATTAGCAGATAAACAAACGATTGTCATTTTGAATAAGACGGATTTAACTAGAAAATTGAATGTCGAACAAGTTCTGAGTTATTTTCCACAGGAACGTATTGTTGAGTTATCTCTGATTGAGAATAAGGGTATTGAAGATTTAGAAAAAGCGATCGCGGCGATTTTTTTTGAGGGTAAACTAGAATCAAGTGATTTGACGTATGTTAGCAATGTTCGTCATATTTCACTATTGAAGCAAGCTAAACGTTCGTTACAAGATGCACTTGATGCTAATGAACAATATGTACCTATTGATATGATACAAATTGATATTCGAGCTGCTTGGGAGCAGCTGGGAGAAATTATTGGCGATTCAGTAGGAGAATCATTGATCGATCAAATATTTACACAATTTTGCTTAGGAAAATGA